The Ignavibacteriales bacterium nucleotide sequence CCCGTACTTTACCTCATAACCAGGTTTATACAATTGAAAAAGCAGAATTGAAAGATGTAATTACATATTTGCAGGTTGATGGTAAAAGGATAATTCCATTAGCTTATACAAAAGATGGAATTTATAAATCCTCTGAAGATATTATAATTGAAACCGGTAAATCTTACGAACTTTTTGCAAAGTGGAATGGAACTCAAATATATTCCAAGACGTATGTTCCTTTGGAACCGCAAGCACAAAGAGCCAGCATTGCTGGTGGTTATTTAAACGGCAGTATATTGGCAAATAAAGATGAAGTGATTGGCACAACCTGGATTATTGCTTACACCGCAAGCAGCATTTCTGATGAGGCAGCAGAATTCTATGAGTTAAAAACTGCAAAATCGGATAAACCGGAAAATGTTCTGATAAGGACGACTGATATACCGATAAAATATCAACCGTATCAATACCATAGCCGGTATTATATGCGCTTCTATTCATTTGATAAACAGTTTTTGGAATATTTTAAAACTAAGAATGGTAATGAACCTATCGAAAATGTTTTTGCTCAAGGTGCGTCTACAGTGGTTTGGAATGTTCACGGAAATAATGTGATTGGATTATTTATTGGTTTTACAAAATCAAAAATTATAAAAGCAGAATGATTAAGAATTTCACTATAAAATTACCCGGTACAATTCTTCTTTTAATTACAGGAATGATTGCTTTTTTCTATACCGGCTGTCTTAAGGATTCCAATCAACCTGTTGCACCGGGATTTAATAATTCTGCTGAGCTTTTAGTTTACGTTGAGTTGAATCGTAATTTTATAAATTCTGCTGAAAATCCAGCTCTGGTTTCCGTTGATGAACTTTATTCAAATAAAGACAAATATTTAATTATTGACATCAGGGAGAAAACGCAATTTGTAAACGGACATATAGAAGGTTCAAAAAACATTCAGCCAAAAGACTTACTTACATTTTTAAAAAGTATTAATTCATCTGAATTTCCTAAAATTGTAATTGTAAGTAAAAGCGGGCAGGATGCTGCATTTATTACCTGCTTGTTAAGGTTATGGGGATTGAACAATGTATATTCTCTTAATTTCGGAATTGCGCAATGGAACAAATCTTTATCAGATGATTGGATTAAAGCAAGGAGTCATTATTCAGTTAGAAACAATAATGATTTTACTTATTCGAAGAATTCTTTTTACTCACTTCCGGGAATAAATTATTCGGATGATACCTTTCCGATTGAAAATAAACTTGAGGAACGGATTACTTTATTGCTGGGTGAAGGATACGATCCTGTAAAAACAACTTTGAAAGAAACGTTTACAAATTATTTTGATTATGGATTGAACAAATTTACCGGTTGCTATGTAATGTGTTATGGACCAGAGTTTTTATATGTTGGCGGAGCTATTAATATGTACGGACCTGCAGGTCATCCAGCCGGTTCTGTTTTTTATAATCCAATTTCGGATTTGAAGAGTACATCTTATTTGCAAACTATTCCTTCTGATAAGCCGGTTGTTATTTACAGCTTGAATGGTCAGCAGGGAGCATTCTTGGCGGCTTATCTCCGCCTGTTGGGGTATGATGCAAAAAATATTGCTTTTGGTTCCTGGAGTATGTGGGGTTATAGTTACATTTTTTCTCAGCCGGGTAGAAAGGGAGGCGTTGATTATTTTAAAACTGCTTTTACTAATTATGGATTCTGGGTAGCCGATCCACAAAACCTTGGTTTAGCAGTCGCTAAAAATTATCCGCTTGTAACAGGTGAATGAGAAATCCTTTATCTTTATAGAGAAATATAAGTTGAAATTGCCTAAGATTAGTTTAATTATTGTGTAATAAAAATAATAAGCGTTATACTGTTAAAAAATTATGAAGAAACCAGAAATAATAGAAGTAAGACATCTTTTCCCTGAATTATATACAGAACTAATTGAATTATTGAAAAATTTATCTGCTGATGAATGGAACTATCCAACATCAAGTTCCGTATGGAATGTAAAAGATATTGTTGCTCATCTAATAGACACTGATTTAAGGCGAATATCTTATCAAAGAGATAAATTAATTCCACCAAAATATGGTAAGCAAATTGAAAACTATAAACAGCTTGTAGAATATATTAATTACTTAAATAACACTTGGATTGAAATATCAAAGAGATTAAGTCCAGGTGTGTTAATTGATTTACTAAACTATATAAAAATAGAAATGTCAAAATTGTTGAATTCATTAGATATGAATGATGAAGCATTATTTAGTGTTGGTTGGGCTGGCGAAGAAAGATCAAAAAATTGGTTTGATATTGCACGAGAATACACTGAGAAATGGTATCACCAACAACAAATAAGAGAAGCAATTGGCAAACCACTCTTGTCGGACGAGAAATGGATTTACCCATTAATAGATACATTTGTTAGAGGGTTGCCAAATATTTATCAAAAAGTGTTTCCTGATAAAATAAATGCAATAGTATTTCTGGAAGTTGAAGATATTTCAAAAGGTAAATGGTTTTTGAAAAAGAATAATTCTTGGGAGTTGTTTGTTGGAGATACTTTAGATTATTCCTCAAAAGTTGTAATGAATGCTGATACCGCCTGGAGAATGTTTTCAAAGAATATTTCAAAAGAAGAAGCAAAACAAAGAATTTCTATTGAAGGTGATATTGATTTAGGTTTAGTAATATTGGAATTGACAACAATTATAAAGTAACAGTTATACTTGTTTTACTGGTTGAATGTATTAAACTGTTTTTATTTATTCTTAGCGATTTGTTGAATTTTGGGTTCGTTTAAAAATAAAATTATTGGGAATAGAATTGAATAATTTCTTTTCTTGCCGTAGTTCCTGGCTGAAGCAAGAAAAAGAATTTTTATAAATGAGCCGAATATAAATTAAAGAAAAGTTATATCTTCCCAACATACGTTTC carries:
- a CDS encoding maleylpyruvate isomerase N-terminal domain-containing protein codes for the protein MKKPEIIEVRHLFPELYTELIELLKNLSADEWNYPTSSSVWNVKDIVAHLIDTDLRRISYQRDKLIPPKYGKQIENYKQLVEYINYLNNTWIEISKRLSPGVLIDLLNYIKIEMSKLLNSLDMNDEALFSVGWAGEERSKNWFDIAREYTEKWYHQQQIREAIGKPLLSDEKWIYPLIDTFVRGLPNIYQKVFPDKINAIVFLEVEDISKGKWFLKKNNSWELFVGDTLDYSSKVVMNADTAWRMFSKNISKEEAKQRISIEGDIDLGLVILELTTIIK
- a CDS encoding rhodanese-like domain-containing protein, whose product is MIKNFTIKLPGTILLLITGMIAFFYTGCLKDSNQPVAPGFNNSAELLVYVELNRNFINSAENPALVSVDELYSNKDKYLIIDIREKTQFVNGHIEGSKNIQPKDLLTFLKSINSSEFPKIVIVSKSGQDAAFITCLLRLWGLNNVYSLNFGIAQWNKSLSDDWIKARSHYSVRNNNDFTYSKNSFYSLPGINYSDDTFPIENKLEERITLLLGEGYDPVKTTLKETFTNYFDYGLNKFTGCYVMCYGPEFLYVGGAINMYGPAGHPAGSVFYNPISDLKSTSYLQTIPSDKPVVIYSLNGQQGAFLAAYLRLLGYDAKNIAFGSWSMWGYSYIFSQPGRKGGVDYFKTAFTNYGFWVADPQNLGLAVAKNYPLVTGE